In one Komagataeibacter sp. FNDCR2 genomic region, the following are encoded:
- a CDS encoding BolA family protein, whose product MAMTAQEIETYIRESLPDAKITIEDLAGDGDHYACSVVSEAFRGLSRVRQHQMVYDALQGHMGGKLHALALQTQTPEQV is encoded by the coding sequence ATGGCAATGACGGCACAGGAAATCGAAACCTACATCCGCGAATCTCTGCCGGATGCGAAGATCACGATCGAGGATCTGGCAGGTGACGGGGATCATTACGCATGCAGCGTGGTGAGCGAGGCTTTTCGTGGCCTGTCGCGCGTGCGGCAGCATCAGATGGTTTATGATGCGCTACAGGGGCACATGGGCGGCAAGCTCCATGCACTGGCGCTACAGACGCAGACCCCCGAGCAGGTCTGA
- a CDS encoding endonuclease/exonuclease/phosphatase family protein — protein MTLPRPYLRLPSIHPRQGMPPQMDLAPPERDGGALKVVSWNLLRRIGATVRDVIDLIRTERPDLLLMQEATVDIDTLPTLIGGHYARSPLPGRIHGLACWSPWPYHRPPLTCTLPAGTLIRRVAQIVECRSLVVANVHLSHGQLLNRRQLRRVVQILPQQAAILGDFNQVGPALIRHFHDVGPRAPTHRMADMLPIRLDRCLVRGLTCLERRVIENYASDHRPISVLLKPSGGRAYR, from the coding sequence ATGACCCTGCCCCGCCCCTATCTCCGCTTGCCCTCCATCCACCCCCGGCAGGGCATGCCGCCGCAGATGGATCTCGCCCCGCCCGAACGCGACGGGGGGGCTCTCAAGGTCGTAAGCTGGAACCTGCTGCGCCGTATCGGGGCTACGGTGCGCGATGTCATCGACCTGATCCGCACCGAACGGCCCGACCTGCTGCTGATGCAGGAAGCAACGGTGGATATCGACACCCTGCCCACGCTGATCGGCGGTCATTACGCGCGTTCCCCCCTGCCCGGCCGCATCCATGGGCTGGCATGCTGGAGCCCGTGGCCCTATCACCGCCCCCCGCTGACCTGTACCCTGCCCGCGGGCACGCTGATCCGCCGGGTGGCGCAGATTGTGGAATGCCGGTCCCTTGTGGTGGCGAATGTCCATCTCTCGCACGGGCAGTTGCTCAACCGCCGGCAGTTGCGCCGCGTGGTCCAGATCCTGCCGCAGCAGGCCGCGATACTGGGGGATTTCAACCAGGTCGGTCCCGCCCTGATCCGGCATTTTCACGATGTGGGACCACGCGCGCCCACCCACCGCATGGCCGACATGCTGCCCATCCGCCTTGATCGCTGTCTGGTGCGGGGCCTGACATGCCTTGAGCGCCGTGTGATCGAGAACTATGCTTCCGACCACCGCCCCATATCGGTGCTGCTCAAGCCCTCTGGCGGCCGGGCCTACAGGTAA
- the purL gene encoding phosphoribosylformylglycinamidine synthase subunit PurL, whose product MSAKLPRPVDEALAREFGLTAEEYGNVLSIMGRTPSFTELGIFSVMWSEHCSYKSSRAFLRTLPTTAPWVIHGPGENAGVVDIGQGLAAIFKMESHNHPSFIEPYQGAATGVGGILRDVFTMGARPVANLNALRFGDPNNPQTRRIVDGVVRGVGGYGNCVGVPTVGGEINFHPAYDGNPLVNAMTVGVARQDRIFLSAAAGVGNPVIYVGSKTGRDGIHGATMSSSEFDEDALAKRPTVQVGDPFVEKLLIEACLELMATDAIVAIQDMGAAGLTSSAVEMAGKGGVGIDLDLDNVPQRERGMSAYEMMLSESQERMLIVLRPDRTEQARAIFDKWELDFAVIGHLTDTGNIVIRHKGAVEAEIPLAPLADQAPVYHRPTAPAQPPLPLEPIIDPVGTEQALMRLIGCPDLASRAWVYNQYDSTVGGQTVRRPGAADAAIVKVEDTDLGLALTTDCTPRYCRANAKLGGAQAVAEAWRNITATGARPLAVTDNLNFGSPEKPEVMGQFVDAIAGMGEACRALDFPVVSGNVSLYNETRMPDGTSQSILPTPAIGGLGVLEDVRLAVGLEMPDGCDIMLLGETKGQLGQSIWLREILGSQDGDPPTLDLAAERRNGDFVRELIGSGTIVACHDVADGGVLVAVAEMVMAGQAGCVLDSPQSGMRPEAFWFGEDQSRYIVAVRDGTALAGMAERAGVPCRRLGRSGGQGLTLPNGSTISKERLVAVHSEFFPRLMDR is encoded by the coding sequence ATGAGTGCAAAGTTACCGCGCCCCGTTGACGAGGCACTGGCGCGCGAATTCGGCCTGACAGCGGAAGAATACGGCAACGTCCTGTCGATCATGGGCCGCACGCCCTCGTTCACGGAACTGGGCATCTTTTCGGTCATGTGGTCGGAACACTGCTCGTACAAATCATCCCGCGCCTTTCTGCGCACGCTGCCCACCACCGCCCCATGGGTGATCCATGGCCCCGGCGAGAACGCGGGCGTGGTCGATATCGGGCAGGGGCTGGCCGCCATCTTCAAGATGGAAAGCCATAATCACCCCTCCTTCATCGAGCCCTATCAGGGTGCGGCGACGGGCGTGGGCGGCATCCTGCGCGATGTGTTCACCATGGGCGCGCGCCCCGTCGCCAACCTGAACGCGCTGCGCTTTGGCGACCCCAACAACCCGCAGACCCGCCGCATTGTCGATGGCGTGGTGCGCGGCGTGGGGGGCTACGGCAACTGCGTGGGCGTGCCGACCGTGGGCGGCGAGATCAACTTCCACCCCGCCTATGACGGCAACCCGCTGGTCAACGCCATGACCGTGGGCGTCGCGCGGCAGGACCGCATCTTCCTTTCGGCGGCGGCGGGAGTTGGCAACCCGGTCATTTACGTGGGGTCGAAGACCGGGCGTGACGGAATCCATGGGGCCACCATGTCCTCATCGGAATTTGATGAAGACGCGCTGGCCAAGCGCCCGACCGTGCAGGTGGGCGACCCCTTTGTCGAGAAACTGCTGATCGAGGCGTGCCTCGAACTGATGGCGACCGATGCGATCGTGGCCATTCAGGACATGGGTGCTGCGGGCCTGACCTCATCCGCCGTTGAAATGGCGGGCAAGGGCGGGGTGGGCATCGACCTCGATCTTGACAACGTGCCCCAGCGCGAACGCGGCATGAGCGCGTATGAGATGATGCTGTCCGAAAGTCAGGAACGCATGCTGATCGTGCTGCGCCCGGACCGCACGGAACAGGCGCGCGCCATTTTTGACAAATGGGAACTGGATTTTGCCGTCATCGGCCACCTGACCGATACCGGCAATATCGTGATCCGCCACAAGGGCGCGGTCGAGGCGGAGATCCCGCTCGCCCCGCTGGCCGACCAGGCCCCGGTCTATCACCGCCCGACCGCACCCGCGCAGCCACCATTGCCGCTGGAGCCGATCATCGACCCGGTGGGCACCGAGCAGGCGCTTATGCGGCTGATCGGTTGCCCGGATCTCGCCTCACGCGCATGGGTGTACAACCAGTATGACAGCACGGTCGGTGGCCAGACGGTCCGCCGCCCCGGCGCCGCCGATGCCGCCATCGTCAAGGTGGAGGATACGGATCTCGGCCTCGCGCTGACCACGGACTGCACGCCGCGCTACTGCCGCGCCAATGCGAAGCTGGGCGGCGCCCAGGCCGTGGCGGAAGCCTGGCGCAACATTACCGCAACCGGCGCGCGCCCGCTGGCGGTGACGGATAACCTCAACTTCGGCTCCCCCGAAAAGCCCGAGGTGATGGGCCAGTTCGTCGATGCCATCGCGGGGATGGGCGAAGCCTGCCGCGCGCTCGACTTCCCGGTCGTGAGCGGGAATGTCTCGCTTTATAACGAGACGCGCATGCCCGATGGCACCTCGCAGTCCATCCTGCCCACCCCCGCCATTGGCGGCCTGGGCGTGCTGGAGGATGTGCGTCTGGCGGTCGGTCTGGAAATGCCCGATGGCTGCGACATCATGCTGCTGGGCGAGACGAAGGGCCAGCTTGGCCAGTCCATCTGGCTGCGTGAAATCCTGGGCAGCCAGGATGGCGATCCGCCCACGCTCGACCTTGCGGCGGAGCGGCGCAATGGCGATTTCGTACGCGAGCTGATCGGCAGCGGCACCATTGTCGCGTGTCATGACGTGGCCGATGGCGGGGTTCTGGTCGCGGTGGCCGAAATGGTCATGGCGGGACAGGCGGGCTGCGTGCTGGACAGCCCGCAGTCAGGCATGCGGCCCGAGGCGTTCTGGTTTGGTGAGGACCAGTCCCGCTACATCGTGGCGGTGCGTGATGGCACGGCCCTTGCGGGCATGGCTGAACGGGCCGGTGTACCCTGTCGCAGGCTGGGCCGGTCAGGGGGGCAGGGTTTGACATTGCCCAACGGGTCTACAATATCCAAGGAACGTCTGGTCGCAGTGCATTCCGAATTCTTTCCGCGACTGATGGACCGATAG
- the metC gene encoding cystathionine beta-lyase yields the protein MTNPVAEVPEALMESVVRGWRDLSTRLVQIGRDRPEGGAGIFVNPPVTRGSTVLFSSLEAMDAAGQRRYDDELIYGAMGTPVQHRLEQAIAEIDGGRYAQIVPSGLAGCALPFLAYVSAGDHCLLSDSVYGPTRRFADRVLRRFGVEVTYFPPLADEDDLRTLVRPTTRVIYAESPGSHSFEVQDIPMLGRLAASIGARLIVDNTWGIGLFDPFAAGAHVSVQALTKYPAGHSDTIIGAVSVASEQDWRLLRDTAIQTGQTAGPDDCWLTLRGLHTMGVRQERQAATAIAVAMWLRDRPEVRRVLHPALPSCPGHENWKRDFRGASSLFGVVFDPAFDETDMAAMIDSLTLFGIGASWGGYESLVLPTTGSISRSCASVTQGGPACRFHIGLESGESLVADLERGLGRMAAARGGRAGT from the coding sequence ATGACCAATCCCGTGGCGGAAGTGCCCGAGGCCCTGATGGAAAGCGTGGTGCGCGGCTGGCGCGACCTGTCCACCCGGCTTGTCCAGATCGGACGCGACAGGCCGGAAGGCGGGGCGGGCATTTTCGTCAACCCGCCGGTTACCCGTGGCTCCACCGTGCTGTTTTCCAGCCTTGAGGCGATGGATGCCGCCGGCCAGCGCCGGTATGATGATGAACTGATCTATGGCGCCATGGGCACGCCGGTGCAGCACCGGCTGGAACAGGCCATTGCCGAAATCGATGGCGGCAGATACGCGCAGATCGTGCCATCGGGGCTGGCGGGTTGCGCGTTGCCGTTCCTGGCCTATGTCAGCGCGGGCGATCACTGCCTGCTGTCCGATTCCGTGTACGGCCCCACCCGCCGCTTCGCGGACAGGGTGCTGCGCCGTTTCGGGGTGGAGGTGACCTATTTCCCCCCGCTGGCGGATGAAGATGACCTGCGTACGCTGGTCCGCCCCACGACCCGCGTCATTTATGCCGAAAGCCCCGGCAGCCATTCGTTCGAGGTGCAGGACATCCCCATGCTGGGCCGCCTTGCCGCCAGCATCGGCGCGCGCCTGATCGTGGACAATACATGGGGGATCGGCCTGTTCGATCCCTTTGCCGCGGGGGCGCATGTATCGGTGCAAGCGCTGACGAAATACCCGGCCGGCCATTCGGATACGATTATCGGCGCGGTGAGCGTCGCGTCGGAACAGGACTGGCGGCTGCTGCGTGACACCGCCATCCAGACGGGCCAGACGGCCGGGCCGGATGACTGCTGGCTGACCCTGCGCGGTCTGCACACCATGGGCGTGCGGCAGGAGCGGCAGGCGGCGACGGCCATCGCCGTGGCGATGTGGCTGCGCGACCGGCCCGAGGTGCGCCGCGTGCTGCATCCCGCACTTCCGTCCTGCCCGGGGCATGAAAACTGGAAGCGTGATTTCCGCGGCGCGTCGTCACTGTTCGGGGTCGTGTTCGATCCCGCCTTTGACGAGACGGACATGGCCGCGATGATCGACAGCCTGACCCTGTTCGGTATCGGGGCGTCGTGGGGGGGGTATGAAAGCCTTGTGCTGCCCACAACGGGCAGTATCTCGCGCTCATGCGCCTCGGTCACGCAGGGCGGGCCTGCCTGCCGCTTTCACATCGGGCTGGAATCGGGCGAAAGCCTGGTGGCCGACCTGGAGCGCGGGCTTGGGCGTATGGCTGCCGCCCGTGGCGGGCGTGCCGGAACCTGA
- a CDS encoding AI-2E family transporter, whose protein sequence is MVERIMMGLMLGGIAFGCVLILYPFISALLWAAILTFSTWPVFVRLRASMSLLPAALVMTLLCALVLVVPLVIVVSSSIADVPATLQYVVDTVGALHLPPLPARVAHIPHFGPEIVDKWQKWSADVGSIDEAIRPYAGRIGQSALSAMMQMASGMAHLAMALFISFFFWLGGDALGNTFVAVVRRIAGVYADRILGIVGRTIRGTVYGILGTAIIQGILTGIGFAIAGISSPVLLGAITAFIAVLPIGAPLIWIPAAVFLLLTHHPGWGIFLLLYGTIIISGADHVIRPMFIARGAQMPYLLTVLGVLGGVLTFGGLGIFLGPVLIGVGYTLTAEFAAGDPHALAPLPDEMREPFIEP, encoded by the coding sequence ATGGTCGAACGTATCATGATGGGCTTGATGCTGGGGGGGATCGCATTCGGCTGCGTCCTGATCCTGTATCCCTTTATCAGCGCGCTGTTATGGGCCGCGATCCTGACCTTTTCCACATGGCCGGTCTTCGTGCGGCTGCGCGCCAGCATGTCCCTGCTGCCCGCCGCGCTGGTCATGACGCTGCTGTGCGCGCTGGTGCTCGTGGTGCCGCTGGTCATCGTGGTGTCGAGCAGCATTGCCGATGTGCCGGCCACCTTGCAGTATGTTGTCGATACGGTGGGCGCGCTGCACCTGCCGCCCCTGCCCGCGCGGGTTGCGCATATTCCGCATTTTGGCCCCGAAATCGTGGATAAATGGCAGAAATGGTCGGCCGATGTGGGCAGCATAGACGAGGCGATCCGCCCCTATGCCGGGCGGATCGGGCAATCCGCGCTCAGCGCGATGATGCAGATGGCAAGCGGCATGGCGCATCTGGCCATGGCGCTGTTCATCTCCTTCTTTTTCTGGCTGGGCGGTGACGCGCTGGGCAATACCTTCGTGGCCGTGGTGCGCCGCATTGCCGGAGTCTATGCCGACCGGATACTGGGCATTGTGGGCCGCACCATCCGTGGCACGGTGTACGGCATTCTGGGCACCGCCATCATACAGGGGATCCTGACCGGCATCGGCTTCGCCATCGCGGGGATTTCAAGCCCCGTGCTGCTGGGGGCGATCACGGCGTTCATCGCGGTGCTGCCCATCGGCGCGCCGCTGATCTGGATTCCCGCCGCCGTGTTCCTGCTGCTGACCCACCACCCCGGCTGGGGCATCTTCCTGCTGCTTTATGGCACGATCATCATTTCCGGCGCGGACCATGTGATCCGCCCCATGTTCATCGCCCGCGGGGCCCAGATGCCCTACCTGCTGACGGTGCTGGGCGTGCTGGGCGGGGTGCTGACATTCGGGGGGCTGGGCATTTTCCTTGGTCCCGTCCTGATCGGGGTGGGCTATACGCTTACGGCCGAATTCGCGGCGGGTGACCCCCATGCCCTCGCCCCCTTGCCTGACGAAATGCGCGAGCCATTTATCGAACCATGA
- the adhP gene encoding alcohol dehydrogenase AdhP has translation MAGKMKAAVVREFGKPLTIEELDIPQIRPNQILVKVDACGVCHTDLHAARGDWPTKPNPPFIPGHEGIGHVVEVGSNVSWVKTGDVVGVPWLYSACGHCEHCLGGWETLCAEQEDTGYSVNGCFAEYVVADPNYVAHLPKDIDPIRTAPVLCAGLTVYKGLKMTDTRAGEWVAISGAGGLGQMAIQYAVAMGLNVAAVDISEEKLAEARKLGARVTVNALKDDPVAYIQKQTGGTHGVLVTAVSDKAFSQAIGYARRGGTVVLNGLPPGDFPLSIFDMVMNGTTVRGSIVGTRLDMIEALSFFTDGKVSTVVSTDRLENINTIFDNLEHGRVQGRVVLDFRNGA, from the coding sequence ATGGCTGGAAAGATGAAGGCGGCGGTGGTGCGGGAATTCGGCAAGCCGCTGACGATTGAGGAACTCGATATTCCGCAGATCAGGCCGAACCAGATTCTGGTCAAGGTCGATGCCTGCGGCGTATGCCATACCGACCTGCACGCCGCGCGCGGTGACTGGCCCACCAAGCCCAACCCGCCCTTTATCCCAGGGCATGAGGGGATCGGCCACGTGGTCGAGGTCGGTTCCAATGTCAGTTGGGTCAAGACGGGCGATGTGGTGGGCGTGCCGTGGCTGTATTCCGCCTGCGGGCATTGCGAACACTGCCTGGGTGGGTGGGAGACGCTCTGCGCAGAGCAGGAGGATACCGGCTATTCCGTGAACGGCTGCTTTGCCGAATATGTGGTGGCCGACCCGAACTATGTCGCGCACCTGCCCAAGGATATCGACCCCATCCGCACGGCCCCGGTGCTGTGCGCGGGGCTTACGGTGTACAAGGGCCTCAAGATGACCGATACGCGCGCGGGGGAATGGGTCGCCATTTCGGGCGCGGGCGGGCTGGGGCAGATGGCCATCCAGTATGCCGTGGCCATGGGGCTGAACGTGGCCGCCGTTGACATCAGTGAGGAAAAACTGGCCGAAGCCCGCAAGCTGGGCGCGCGCGTGACCGTGAATGCGCTGAAGGACGATCCCGTCGCCTACATCCAGAAGCAGACCGGCGGCACGCATGGCGTGCTGGTCACCGCTGTTTCCGACAAGGCGTTCAGCCAGGCCATCGGCTATGCGCGCCGTGGCGGGACCGTGGTGCTCAACGGCCTGCCGCCGGGTGACTTCCCGCTGTCGATCTTTGATATGGTGATGAACGGCACCACCGTGCGCGGGTCGATTGTCGGCACCCGGCTCGACATGATCGAGGCGCTGTCCTTTTTCACCGATGGCAAGGTCTCGACCGTGGTCAGCACCGACAGGCTGGAAAACATCAACACCATTTTCGACAATCTTGAGCATGGCCGCGTGCAGGGGCGTGTCGTTCTCGACTTCCGCAACGGGGCCTGA
- the purQ gene encoding phosphoribosylformylglycinamidine synthase subunit PurQ has product MKAAIVVFPGTNRERDMAIALRGVTGQAPAMVWHRDTALPAGLDLVVLPGGFSYGDYLRCGAMAAHAPIMAAIRDFAHKGGHILGVCNGFQILTEAQLLPGALLRNAALRFLSQDCFLRVERNDTPFTRHWARGDVFRTPMAHGDGNYIAEAETIRALEDTGRVAFRYVAENGRMDAGDPALNPNGSMNAIAGVFSENLRICGMMPHPEDLVDPLMGGEDGKPLFTGLVEALVG; this is encoded by the coding sequence ATGAAGGCGGCGATCGTAGTTTTTCCCGGCACCAACCGCGAACGCGACATGGCGATCGCGCTGCGGGGCGTGACCGGACAGGCCCCGGCCATGGTCTGGCATCGGGATACGGCGCTGCCCGCCGGGCTTGATCTGGTGGTGCTGCCCGGTGGTTTCAGCTATGGCGATTACCTGCGCTGTGGCGCCATGGCCGCGCACGCGCCGATCATGGCCGCCATTCGCGATTTCGCGCATAAGGGCGGCCATATCCTGGGTGTGTGCAACGGCTTCCAGATCCTGACGGAAGCCCAGCTTCTGCCCGGCGCGCTGCTGCGTAACGCGGCGTTGCGCTTCCTGTCGCAGGACTGCTTCCTGCGGGTCGAACGCAATGACACGCCCTTTACCCGCCACTGGGCGCGCGGCGATGTCTTCCGCACCCCCATGGCGCATGGTGATGGCAATTACATCGCCGAGGCCGAGACCATCCGCGCGCTGGAGGATACCGGGCGCGTCGCCTTCCGCTACGTGGCGGAGAACGGGCGGATGGATGCGGGCGATCCCGCGCTCAACCCCAATGGCAGCATGAACGCCATTGCCGGTGTGTTCAGCGAGAACCTGCGCATCTGCGGCATGATGCCCCACCCGGAGGATCTGGTGGATCCGCTGATGGGGGGCGAGGATGGTAAACCCCTGTTTACGGGACTTGTGGAGGCTCTGGTCGGATGA
- a CDS encoding YraN family protein, which translates to MTKDDVRIPSRRQRRGRRAFSDGLAAEHAAIAHLRARGWQVLLHRARTRWGEVDLVALHGGCLVFVEVKARPSLLGVGEAIRPSQISRIMNAARHLCATNPDWVYDSIRFDVCAVLPGNAIEWIPDAFRQF; encoded by the coding sequence TTGACCAAAGATGACGTGAGGATTCCATCGCGCCGGCAACGGCGTGGCAGGCGGGCCTTCAGTGACGGGCTGGCCGCCGAACACGCCGCGATTGCCCATCTGCGGGCACGGGGCTGGCAGGTCCTGCTGCACCGCGCCCGCACGCGCTGGGGGGAAGTAGATCTGGTGGCGCTGCACGGGGGCTGTCTGGTGTTCGTGGAGGTCAAGGCCCGCCCCTCGCTTCTGGGGGTGGGCGAGGCGATCCGTCCATCACAGATCAGCCGCATCATGAATGCCGCGCGGCACCTGTGCGCGACCAACCCGGACTGGGTTTATGACAGCATCCGCTTTGATGTCTGCGCCGTGCTGCCCGGCAATGCCATCGAATGGATACCCGACGCCTTCAGGCAGTTCTGA
- a CDS encoding sulfurtransferase, producing the protein MHPLISASDLARAMQHDNILVLDASMALPGQSFDPQQRFANAHIANAVRFDIDTFSDPDSLLPHTIPGQARFARLASERGMANDRRIVFYDQDGMACAARGWWLTSLFGHGQVQVLDGGLPAWKRAGLPLETGPDLPAPAPFVSRPSYSRLRGQGDVLAIVQGHMAGLILDARSRNRFEGRDPEPRPGLRSGHMPGARSLPYTELLDDNGRFLPADTLKDMFTALGVNGTTAVTCSCGSGMTACVIALGLASVGMGAGAAAVYDGSWAEWASTPGSPIVTGA; encoded by the coding sequence ATGCATCCGCTGATCTCAGCCAGTGATCTGGCCCGCGCCATGCAACACGATAACATCCTCGTGCTGGATGCCAGCATGGCGCTGCCCGGCCAGAGCTTCGACCCGCAGCAGCGCTTCGCCAACGCGCATATCGCGAATGCGGTGCGCTTTGACATCGACACGTTTTCCGACCCGGACTCGCTTCTGCCCCACACGATACCGGGGCAGGCCCGCTTCGCACGGCTGGCCAGCGAGCGCGGCATGGCCAATGACCGGCGCATTGTGTTCTACGATCAGGACGGCATGGCCTGTGCGGCGCGCGGGTGGTGGCTCACCAGCCTGTTCGGTCACGGGCAGGTGCAGGTGCTCGATGGCGGCCTGCCCGCATGGAAACGCGCGGGCCTGCCGCTGGAAACCGGGCCGGACCTGCCCGCCCCGGCGCCTTTCGTCAGCCGCCCGAGCTACAGCCGCCTGCGGGGGCAGGGTGACGTGCTGGCCATCGTGCAGGGGCACATGGCGGGGCTGATCCTGGATGCGCGCAGCCGCAACCGCTTTGAAGGCCGCGATCCCGAACCCCGCCCGGGCCTGCGCTCGGGTCACATGCCGGGCGCGCGCAGCCTGCCCTATACCGAACTGCTTGATGACAACGGCCGCTTCCTGCCCGCCGATACGCTGAAGGATATGTTCACCGCCCTTGGGGTGAATGGCACCACCGCCGTCACCTGCTCATGCGGCAGCGGCATGACAGCCTGCGTGATCGCGCTGGGGCTGGCGAGTGTGGGTATGGGAGCCGGGGCCGCCGCCGTTTATGACGGTTCATGGGCTGAATGGGCGTCCACGCCGGGTTCGCCCATCGTGACCGGCGCATAG
- a CDS encoding phospholipase D-like domain-containing protein has product MIFHTFTIWDFSLLLVRLCIIAVVMVRVLLTKRDVGASIGWIGVTVLMPLTGGILYSMFGINRVHRRARRMVGQHPWRSRTMSSHWRREEEGDFAPLASMVSKLTSRPLLSGNSVIPMHDGDTVYPRMLDAINGAQHSVLMCSYIFRADSIGQQFCAALIAAHKRGAQVRVLVDGVGSGYFNCGVGRILRRAGVPIGRFMHSMLPWRMPFINMRDHKKILVVDGRIGFMGGLNIGEENIAASHPRHLVSDTHFELQGPVVHQLSEAFARDWAFTRGEELKADIFFPSQVGNGSILSRIVTAGPDLDLEKIEYTMLQAFTLARHSIRIMTPYFLPDDRFLTELALASLRGIEVDIVVPWHSNHTLLDWARAANLPRFLDSGCRIWLARPPFNHSKLMVVDRHWSFVGSSNLDVRSLRLNFEINLESYDDTLATSIDAFIAMHRHVRLTHHDLDRRSFPRKLRDAAARLLLPYL; this is encoded by the coding sequence ATGATCTTCCATACCTTCACCATATGGGATTTTTCCCTGCTGCTGGTGCGGCTGTGCATCATTGCTGTCGTCATGGTGCGTGTCCTGCTGACCAAGCGCGATGTCGGGGCCTCGATCGGGTGGATCGGCGTGACCGTGCTGATGCCGCTGACCGGGGGCATCCTGTATTCCATGTTCGGCATCAACCGCGTGCACCGGCGCGCGCGGCGTATGGTGGGGCAGCACCCATGGCGCAGCCGCACCATGTCGTCCCACTGGCGCAGGGAGGAGGAAGGGGATTTCGCCCCGCTGGCCTCCATGGTGAGCAAGCTGACCAGCCGGCCCCTGCTCAGCGGCAATTCCGTCATTCCCATGCATGATGGCGATACGGTCTATCCCCGCATGCTCGACGCCATAAACGGCGCGCAGCACAGCGTATTGATGTGTTCCTACATCTTCCGCGCCGACAGTATCGGCCAGCAGTTCTGTGCCGCCCTTATCGCCGCGCATAAACGTGGCGCGCAGGTGCGCGTGCTGGTGGATGGCGTGGGGTCGGGCTATTTCAACTGCGGGGTAGGGCGCATCCTCCGTCGCGCCGGTGTGCCGATCGGGCGGTTCATGCATTCCATGCTGCCGTGGCGCATGCCGTTCATCAACATGCGCGACCACAAGAAAATACTGGTGGTGGACGGGCGCATCGGCTTCATGGGCGGCCTGAACATAGGGGAGGAGAATATCGCGGCCTCCCACCCCCGGCATCTGGTGTCGGACACGCATTTCGAACTTCAGGGGCCGGTCGTCCACCAGTTGAGCGAGGCTTTCGCACGGGACTGGGCCTTCACACGCGGTGAGGAACTGAAGGCCGACATTTTCTTCCCCTCCCAGGTCGGCAACGGGTCGATCCTGAGCCGTATCGTGACGGCGGGGCCGGATCTGGATCTGGAAAAGATCGAATATACGATGCTCCAGGCCTTTACGCTGGCGCGCCACAGCATCCGGATCATGACGCCATATTTCCTGCCTGATGACAGGTTCCTGACCGAACTGGCGCTGGCGTCGCTGCGGGGGATCGAGGTGGATATCGTGGTGCCATGGCATAGCAACCACACGCTGCTGGACTGGGCGCGTGCGGCCAACCTGCCGCGCTTTCTGGACTCCGGGTGCCGGATATGGCTGGCGCGACCGCCGTTCAACCATTCCAAGCTCATGGTGGTGGACCGGCACTGGTCCTTCGTGGGCAGTTCGAATCTGGACGTGCGCAGCCTGCGCCTGAATTTCGAGATCAATCTCGAATCCTATGACGATACGCTGGCCACCTCGATTGACGCCTTCATCGCCATGCACCGCCATGTGCGCCTGACGCATCATGATCTGGACCGGCGGTCCTTCCCACGCAAGCTGCGTGATGCCGCCGCCCGGCTTCTGCTGCCTTACCTGTAG
- the grxD gene encoding Grx4 family monothiol glutaredoxin codes for MAETIAQRIQTQIDTTPVMLYMKGDANFPQCGFSARVVEVLKHMGVPFKTANVLEDAELRQGIKDFSNWPTVPQLYIKGEFIGGCDIVTEMYQTGELEKLLTEKGIATAAA; via the coding sequence ATGGCTGAAACAATCGCACAGCGCATCCAGACGCAGATCGATACCACCCCCGTCATGCTTTACATGAAGGGTGACGCCAACTTCCCGCAGTGCGGTTTCTCCGCGCGCGTGGTGGAAGTGCTCAAGCACATGGGCGTGCCGTTCAAGACCGCGAACGTGCTGGAAGATGCCGAACTCCGTCAGGGGATCAAGGATTTCTCCAACTGGCCGACCGTGCCGCAGCTTTACATCAAGGGCGAGTTCATTGGCGGCTGCGATATCGTGACGGAAATGTACCAGACCGGTGAGCTGGAAAAGCTGCTGACCGAAAAGGGCATCGCCACCGCCGCCGCCTGA